The window TCTGGTCTTTGTGATTCACTTGTGACTAAGCCCAAGTATCAATCATAATCGAGCCAAGGTAAAGCaatcaagaccgggacatggtgattgatcacttgaatctaagtgaaagacgatcataaggtcccaaaaacaaTATCAACACTaccatccacccctcattgcactcaattcctaaattagatctaaacatctaatttaggattgatcaattggcgccatccgtgggacgcgAATTAAAAATTGAATTTGATAAATCTATTTCGCGTAATCGAATGATTTCATTATGAATTCAATTATAAATCGTGTTCTTGTCTTATGAATTGCAGGAATATACATCTACAATATTCAATCTTCAAATTGAAGCAGAAAATGAAAACGTTTAATGGCAGCGCGATCGCTAAGGAAACTGCGAAATTGCTAAAGCTTCAATGTCGGAAAAACAACAAATTTAAAAGTGATTCAAAGACTAAACATGCAAAGTTAAAGTGAAAATGGTCAGTAGAGCTAAGTTCGCGCAGAAACGAGTTAAATGGGGCAAATCTGCAACAAGCACAAAATGTAAGCGTAATGACGCAGCAAAAGCAAGAAGCAAAAATAGTAGGCATGGTTCATAAGGGAAAGAAGGATTACAAAAGAAAAGCTACGGAAACACTTGAAATGTGGCAACTAGCGCCAATAACGTTTCCGCCAACGCAAAGCTATGGCATGATTGATTCGCCAGTAATTGTATCTTGTAAAATCAAACACGGAAATTATAATTATGAAGGTGCATGTGGACACTGGAAGTAGCGTGGACATTATCTATGAACAATTCTTTCGCAAGTTACCAGAAAGTATCAAGGCAGAGTTAATACCTACTGCAGTTTCGCTATCTGGTTTCGCAGGAGAATCCGCATAGCCGGTTGGGCAACTACCGCTAAAAATAGAACTTGTTGATGAAACAGATGCAAAGCTAATGCACCAAGCATGGCTAGATTTATATGTTATGCTCTCTGCTTCGCGCTATAACATGTTGTTAGGATGCTCTGCACTATCAAAATTTGGTATCATTCCCTCAACTATTCATGGAATGATAAAGTTTGCAACATGCAAGGGTGTTGCAACAATGAACTCTGCCATAATACAACCAATTTGTGCTAATGTAAATACGCAATGTGCAGTGATAGAAAATGCAGGTGCAGAAGATAATTTGGTTGTCATAAATTGCGCATATCCAGAACAAACAATCAAATTTGGCAACAATTTGGACGCAGATGTTAAAAAGCAATTGGTGCAATTGCTTATAGCAAATATGGATGTCTTTGCATGGTGTGAGCAAGACATGACTGGTGTGCCACGCAAAATTGCGGAACATAGACTTAATGCAAATCCTTCGTTAAAGCCAATAATTCAGAAACGCAGAGGCATGACTCCAGATCGCATGCAATGGTTATGCGGAGAAGTAACTAAACTTGTTAAAGCAGGCATTTTGCGCGaagtaaaatatcaaacatgggttgcAAACCCAGTTCTTGTTAAAAAGTCTGATGGATCgtggcggatgtgcattgattttaaagacattaataaagctTGCCCTAAAGACAACTATCCGCTGCTAAAAATCAATTGGAAAGTAGAATCGCTAAATGAATATCCTTTAAATGCTTTCTGGACACTTACAAAGGGTACGGTCAAATCTCAATGGCAGAAGAAGATGAAGATAAAACCGCGTTTCATACGGGCAAAGGTATATATTGCTATATCAAGATTCTATTTAGACTTAAGAATGCTGGCGCTACATATGAATGCTTGATAGACAGCGCATTCGAAAGTCAGATTGGGCGTAATCTTGAAGCATATGTAAATGATTTGGTAATCAAGAGCAAAGCGCAAGATCAAATGTTGCAAGATATTGTGGAAACATTCAAAAATCTGTGCAGAATTAATATGATGTAAATCCACCAAAATGCAGTTTTGGCGAAAAAGAAGGAAATTTTTTGGGATATTATATTATTGAGCAGGGCATTAAAGCTAATCCCAAAAAGATAGCCGCAATCAAAAACATGACCGCGCCAAAAACAATATTGGAAGTGCAAAGCTTAACAGGAAAGTTAGCGGCCTTGACCAGATTCCTGTCAAAACCTGCGGAATGACAATTGcatttctttaaaacattaaaagGATGTTTGAATCAGATGAATTTTGTGTGGACGGCGGAAGCAGACAGTGCATTTCAAGAAATGAAATAATTGTTGGCGACACTGCCTACACTAACTGCGCCTGTAAATGGCGAGATTTTATATCTTTATGTCTCAATTGCAAATGAAGCTTTTGGATCAGTATTGGTTGCATAACGCGAGAAAACACAAAATCCAATTTATTTTGTAAGTAAAGAACTTACAGAAAGCGAAGTTAATTATGTGCCAATGGAAATATTTGTATACACATTGCTTCTAACTTTAAGAAGACTGCATAGGTACTTTCAAGGGCATCCTATTCATGTCTTGACGGATTTGCCAGTTAAACAAGTTCAAAATAAACCTGAAATATCTGGAAGGCTTGCCAAAAGGGCAATTAAGTTGGAGTCCTATGAACTTACCATCCGCGAACTTCTGTGAAGGGAAAAGTTTTGGAAGATTATCTCAAAGAAATGACAGACGATTTGGAATTAATTCATGAAAGAACAAAGTTGAAGCTTGCGCAAGGTGATACATGGGATTTATTTACAGATGGTGCATCATGTAGAGAAGGCGCAAGCGCGGGATTAGTCTTAACAAGCCTAAGTGGCGAGGAACATACATACATATTACGTTTCAATTTTGATGTTACAAATAATGAAGCTGAATATGAAGCGTTGCTTGGTGGATTGAATATTGCGCATAAAATGAATATCACTAAGTTACGCGCGTCTGTTGATTCACAGTTGGTCTCAAATCAGTTTAATGGCTCCTTTGATGCGCACGAGCTCTCTatgcaaaaatatttaaaattgcTGAAAGAAACTGCAGAAAAGTTTGAACACTTCGAACTCGCGCATGTTTCAAGAAGCCAAAAGAAAAAGCCAGATGCGTTAAGCAAACTGGCAACATTAACTTTTTCGCATTTTCAAAAGCAAGTTTGGGTGAAAGAATTTCCCAACAAAGCAATTGAAGGCAGATTAATTGTTGCGGACCATTGAGGAAGTGAAACCAAATTGGATAAATCCTATTATTGTAAATCTTCACAATAACACGCTACCAGAAGATAAAAATGAAGCAAGATTAGTGCGCATAAGATCGCCGATGTATACCATTAAAATGGCATATTGTATCGCAAGTCTTACTACGGTCCACTAATGCGCTGTGTTGGGCTCGCAGAGGCAGAAATGATCATTGAAGAAGTGCATAGCGGTTCTTGTGCACTACATTCTGGTTACAAGACTATTGCGTCAAAAATTATGCGGTTGTGTTACTTTTGGCCAACCTTGTATCGCGATGTGGAAAAAGTAGTAAAAAGATGCAAAAGTTGTCAAAGGCATGCGCCGCAAAAAAAAATCAAGGCACGACATGATTCCAGTAAATTCGCCATGGCTATTTTATAAATGGAAAATCGATATTGTGAGACCATTTCCTGCAGGAGCAGGAAATGTAAAATTCCTGATTGTGGCGATTGACTATTTTACCAAGTGGGTGGAAGCGAAAGCATTACGCACAATCACGGGCGTACAAGTTCGAAATTTTGTTTGGAAATATATCATTTGTGGCTTTGGCATTCCTCGTGAAATAGTAAGTGACAATGGGGCGCAGATTGcgaaatgtaacgacccgacatttttgacttatatttttgtgccctatactttcacgaaactgcgtatttgtgcgtacttagCTATATTATATGCTGGGATCTTtatttatgttaattactttcgtaaatatcttacaacgtgttgttaagtgcgtaatcacttaacttgattctcgaatgcttttatgaccattagtgtcacttgatgtttagaacgagctatgtactttgtacacgttaaactttgttataattggaatattatgactacgtaatactaattgttattttctaatgacaattacttggcttattggttgcttaattatgcttagtaatttacgaatgcacactagttagtcttaatggactttctaccttattgggcttagacccaccctactctagttaatggaccattaaattagcaatggatttatgatccattaagatgtaggacaaaaacccattaagatgagccaacatactagcatttttgttagccattactacatatgttgcatgagatcccaacaataagcaccacctttagaccaccaccatgcaaaaagcaaaagttgtccccctcccccccccccccttgTCCTACGGTTTTAGAGACACAAAaaccacctccaccactataaatacaagctttattctttcatttcacgcttgatctcattctcattttacacacacttgttctctaattttctctctagtctttctcacactaaaattataAGTtcataaattttcttcttcttcttcttcttctcttcttaatttctacatcatcatcatcatcatcatcatcatcatcaaggatcaagctttttagctttttgatcttgttatatcttgtagatttaaactttgatttgaatccttcaagaacataaaatattcaagctttttagctttgaatcttcattacttcgatggatctaagctttatagcttaagatcactttgtttttgttaaaagatcaaaacttgtgtttatgatcttcatgaaacttgaagatctagctttttgcctTAAAGATATTCAacaacataaaagattcaagctttggatcttcattactttgttggatctaagttttttagCTTAAGATCAATTTATTttggttaaaagatcaaaacttgtgtttatgatcttcatgaaacttgaagatctagatttttgctttaaagatcttcaagtacataaaagattcaagctttctagctttgaaatctcataaatattgttaagggatccaagctttctagcttaggatttcattactttgttgatctaagttatgtgacttaaggtcttgcttgatttgaatcaaagtttgtagctttaatcttgaatagaacttgtaattgtgttaagactaaaaacatgatgtaaccttggttcatcatccttctaaaactcttaagtgagttgtatttatttttagtcttgaaattgtgtgttgatggttaaaacttggtcaaagtgatgttaagacatcaagagttgtacacttgaggcttatatgcatcaaggatgagaaccatgatgagcatcaagcaccaagaaacccaccggagcacttgtttctgtttttcattgtctgatcagactcctgggacttttggaaagttgattttcaaatagcttggtttgagtagataacttttcgtttaagactcacctaaatccgatatacggtttaggatttatagccttccgaaaatcactacgccttcataacgacgtgctgaaatttctgacctactcgcgcttgaactgtcgccacggtcaaacgacatcgagttcggatctgaaaattggatagtggTAAGAGGTCTCACAAAcgacatcatttcagtttgtataaaggtcgtagcagctgtccgaagtcagccctttatAACGATCTCTATTcttattgaaaacttactttatcttttacgaatgatgatgacgatgatgatagttaagacttaacttatttacttttaaacttttggggacgatttactgacttattaaccattgacttaggttgaggaccttttggatcgaccaacttacttgtttggaccgacttactacttgcttacattttcgtatcgattttaccgcacattcattgtgagttatagctccctttttacttatactaattttgggactgagaatacatgcgctttttatgttttacgtaCTAAACAcgtgtacttaaactttatatatgtgtgggttatataacggcataaactttccccttagcacggtaacgtttaactattggtttttgaaccggtagacgcgaatcttagatatggatccatagggtttaacatccccactcgggcaagtcgcgctagcatttaatggatgtttaatacttcgagaacatacgcactcgcaaaATGTACTTTTACGgggtaatatattatttttacgttaagttagttaccgggtgcccatggataaGCAGATACTTTATCATATACTTTacttactgttttgaatacgaaatctcgtggtctacattacattactgtttacaatcaaactatagctcaccaacattcgtgttaacattttaaagcatgtatttctcaggtgcttagacgttgttgcttccgctgttagacttgctgttatagtcttggtgttatagacttgctgttacagactcgttgtgttagacttccgctgcattatttagagaggtctcaatcatggaacttttactttgcattcataacttatgtttcaattgaacaatggttttgtaatgacctttgtgtcacgtacttatgctaATGCTTTcttttcgtagaagcacgttatccttgtaaaacatttgacgttggtaaagacgtcatcttttgtaaaacatttgacgttggtaaagacgtcatcttttgtaaaacatttgatgttggtaaagacgttatcttttcatgaatacaaaacttgtttttaaacatcatatagtattgtaaccgtgtaaagatcctgttgttgaagatccgtacatgttgatttgtacggggcgtcacatttggtatcagagcattggttgtggggaattaggttgcattagtgtgtcttgaccgagtcgagtaggattcactaatagaactaatctacaacttgctcgtttacttgtttctgtgaaactgctgcatgctacagttatatattactgcatgttactgcttattactactgcatgctactatctactaaagttttgtgtactgcaatagactacttaggttattgttgatgctgtttcttgctacatgtctgctatccgCTGTACTGACTTGGAaattttatctttcctagttcaaatgtttttctgaaccctttccccactcgtctaatcctaaggactagtattgtaatccacctgttactactgttccaccgttccagggatcaaaacattacttcacgcaatctaggaagagtacccctcggattacacgcccactaaagttgatcctcggagaaggagatatgtgaggacttgtcggagtaaccgaacctcgccccaccccccgagctcaccctaatt of the Rutidosis leptorrhynchoides isolate AG116_Rl617_1_P2 chromosome 5, CSIRO_AGI_Rlap_v1, whole genome shotgun sequence genome contains:
- the LOC139849360 gene encoding uncharacterized protein — encoded protein: MLLGCSALSKFGIIPSTIHGMIKFATCKGVATMNSAIIQPICANVNTQCAVIENAGAEDNLVVINCAYPEQTIKFGNNLDADVKKQLVQLLIANMDVFAWCEQDMTGVPRKIAEHRLNANPSLKPIIQKRRGMTPDRMQWLCGEVTKLVKAGILREVKYQTWVANPVLVKKSDGSWRMCIDFKDINKACPKDNYPLLKINWKVESLNEYPLNAFWTLTKGTVKSQWQKKMKIKPRFIRAKGIKANPKKIAAIKNMTAPKTILEVQSLTGKLAALTRFLSKPAE
- the LOC139849362 gene encoding uncharacterized protein encodes the protein MTDDLELIHERTKLKLAQGDTWDLFTDGASCREGASAGLVLTSLSGEEHTYILRFNFDVTNNEAEYEALLGGLNIAHKMNITKLRASVDSQLVSNQFNGSFDAHELSMQKYLKLLKETAEKFEHFELAHVSRSQKKKPDALSKLATLTFSHFQKQVWVKEFPNKAIEGRLIVADH